GATTCCTTATTTTCTGTAACAGGTGTGGGCTGGGCGATAGGAGCTTCAGTAGGCTTGATAGGAAACCACATAACAAAATAAGCACGGTACAGTAGGATGCTTATACCAACTATTGATAGGAATGCAATAACAAGGGATAGCGGTTTCTTATTACTTCTTTTTATCGATAATGTATGAAAATCTGGTTCAGGTAGTCCGAATTTATGATCATTAACTGGTTCTGTAGCCATAGTAATTAATTAATAGTAATTAGATGATCTTGTATTATTTAATGTATGTTAAGCTTGCTAGCGCTTAATATAATGGTTTTTTTTTGTCTGTAAAAGGGTTCATGGCAGCTTGTTCGTAAGCGTAGAAACATATAAAAAATTATTCTATCGATCTATCACAACGGTATCAGAATCTAACTTATCATTTGAATGTGAGAAAAAGGTAAACAAAAAATTAACCTATTGCGTAATAAATACTTCAGGAACGATTAATTAGGAAGGGTGCATCAAAATGGTATGATAGGTAGTGTAAAGGGAATGTTTTAATATATACCAACATGTATGTAATTACGAATGCATGTTGTGTTATTGAATGCAGGTCACTTGTTTACCTTGTTAATTTTATTTCCTTTCTACAATAGGACAAGTTAATATAACCTCATTATAATGCAATGTTAAGGGGAAACCGCTCTTTTACTAGGATAAATTATTGTCAATTTATAATTGAAGGGAAGCAATAAAAGCCGTATCAAGTCCAGTAATTTTCGCAATAAAGGAGACCTTAGCACCATGCACTAGCATGGCTTTAGCTATTTCAATTTTGCCCTTCTCTATCCCCTTCTCCATACCTTGCATTATTCCCTGCTGTCTGCCTTTCTCCATTCCTTTCTCCATTCCTTTCTCCATTCCTTGCATTATCCCCTGCTGTCTGCCTTCCTCAATGTATTTTTGTGCAATGGTTCTCATAATCGTAGCTGTTTCTTCTTTAGATAAATGGCTCGAGATGACCCGTTCTAATGCCGCCTGTTTTTCTTCCGGTAACTTAGCATCGCTATACCATACCAAAGCCTTTATACAAATATAACCTTTTTCTTTATCTACTAATAGAGCGTGTTGGCAGTGTGTAAATAGGTTTTCCCATAATTTGAGTATATCGCGTTTATGGATGTGTTTGAGCAGGTATTCAAACATAGCCAAATGTTTCTTTTGTAAAATGGCATCATCTGATATGCTCTGTAAATCAATCAGTTGATACTCTTCTCCCATTAATTTTTGGGCTTGTTCAGGGTTGCTAAACAATTGCCATATATTCCTGGGTGCATGGTATGGTTTAGAGCCGTGGTAAATTACAATGGGACATATTAAAGGTAACCTGTTTTTATTTTTCCTATTGCGTTCGCATAACAAAAGCAGGTATTTCCATAAACGCAAATAACCTGTGCCTCAATTAATACATAGACAAAATCTTTTTCCTGATTTTTGGTTTTAACAGCATAGAGGAGATCGGTTAGTTTTCTTTTTAGGTTATCTTCAACAAAAGATTCTTTTTCTATGGTGATCTGACTTAAATCAACAAGCGCTTTAAAGTCAGCTGGTAAATAGTGTTCTAGGAATTCCTGTGCAGCTAGTTGATCCGTTAAGATCTTTTTGATTAAAGCATCCTATTTTAGATGGTGGGTCATACTGTCTTATGGTTTAAACGCAAAATGGGCATAAAGAGCATAAATTGTCTTCTTGCAAAGCTGACTTGTTGTGTCTATTGTTTGCACCTAACGTATTGTTTGATTTACATAACAAAATAGAAATGTGTACTCTACGTAATGTCTTACCTAAAAAAGTACCTATGTTCCAAATGAATGCTATTGTTTGTTTATAAGCAATACTTCCTCTGCTGCCTGCTTCAAAAGAATAGCCATACCTGGTTCTCTACAGCGCTGGGCCAGCTCCACATCGATGGTTAAGCTTTCTTTGGCCATGGCTTGTATAATGGCGGGATCTTTGTAACCGGAAGCATGCTTTAAGTCATATAACCGCTCTGCCAGCTTCACATATAGTACAGATAAATGCCACTTTTTCAAGGATTCCTTCAAGCGATTGGGTATAGCCAGCAGCGATTCTTCTAAACGCTTTCGGCTATCGATAGCGATTGTATTTTCTACAAAGCAGTAAATTCCCCTTTTGTAATTACCTTTGATATAGGAAAGCGGCAGTCTGGTATAGCGGACCAAATCATACAGCAGCGTCGCATAAACCAGTTTAGCATAGCCATCTGTCCAAGTAGCTACCCACTCGGCAATCTTTACGGCCCGTACATAAAAAAGCTGCCCCGATGCATGCCGTTTAAACCCATAGCAGCGCCGCAATAAGAGCAGTATCTCTGCAATAAGAAAAGGATCTATATTTTTAAAGGAACGCACCCAATCATGAAAAGCGGACAGTTGTGCGAGCGATGCGGTCTTTTCATGGGGCGTAATAGAGGCTTCCTCCTGCGTACCCGCTTCCCTCGGCAAGGAAAGTGCTAGCATCTCCTCTCTTACTTGGGTTACATCTAGGGGGAGTAGGCAGACCAGCTGCTCTGCATGGGGCCATAGCAAAAGCCCATAGTGCGCATACACAATCGATGCTAACTTTTCTTTGTGTAGGTTTACCTTTTGCGGAGATAGGGCAGAAACCACCGGTTGGGTAACGGCAGGACCTTCCACGTCATATATGGTTTGTAAGATAGGCAGGGGGATCTGTTTATTTTCTGTATGTACTACCAACGCCAATGCAGGGAAAGTAATACAATCAGGGGATTCTTTTTCTTCAAGCGGTTCTCTTTTTTTGTAGCGCAGTTGGGTAGGCTGCAGCTGTAACGTAATAGGGGAGAAGCGGGAAGCACTGGCTTCCCTTACATAGCTAAGCGCCATGCATAGGAGTTGTACCAACTGCGCCCTATCGCCTAGCATCGTAGCGGGCATAATGTCGGCTTCTTCTACCCATAAACCAGGTAAGTAGCCTTTTTCTTTTTGGTAGGCTACCTCTCCTGCATCGATAAGCGCTTCTAATGGAATAACCGTTGGTTGTAAAAGGAGCTGGTCTTGGCGTTTGGCCCGCTGCTTTAAATAGTAGGCCCATTCTGCAAATTTATCGATGATGCTTTGGAAGTCTTCCTTAAGGAAGGGAGTGGTACTATCTACAAAGGCAATAGATTGCGTAACATTTTGGATGGCTTTTTCTAAAATAGTTCCCTCTTGGGCTAAGGTGCTTTGGGAAGAAGCAATAGGCAGCTCTTCGCTATAGGCTAGCTTTTTTAGTTCGTAGGCTTCTTGTGTAGCTTGTTTCTGCAGGAAATAAAGATTACGGGATTCTTTTTGTATAATACTATTTTTTGCCCAAACACTGATCATTAAAAGCAGTAAGCCAAACCCTAGTATAGACAATAATAGTGTGAGGGAAGGGCATACTACCGTTGCTTTACAATAACAAATAGCTACTAGCATACCCCCTGCCGTAATAGCTAGCGCTCTTAGGCTCCAATAGAACGGAAGTGTCCACAATAGAACCGTTCCATGGGTAAAAAATAAAATAAAGGGGACTAAAAGTGTTTGGCATAGGAAGCAGCTAAAGAGAAGATGGAGCGGGAATCCAACTAACAAACTAAAAAACCAACAGATCCCTATTGCCCTATCTGGTATGATATGGTAGCCATAGACAGCACATCCCATATAAAGCAAACCTATACCAGAAAACAGTAATAAGCCATAGCTGTATATACTGTGTCCGGTATAATCATAGCCATAGCCAAGGCTAGCAGCTCCTATAACAAGTAAATAGAGACCTGTTAACAGTAACACTACCCTAGATGGCTTAAGCTTTATTAAATTTTCTTTCGAAAAAAAGCGTTCCCTTTCTTGCTTATTGCGCCTTTTGATTCTTGCTTTTTCTTGTTGTTTTTGTTGGTAAATTTTGTCAGTAGGCACCCAGCCGGTTCCTGCTGGTTGCGGTAGTAGGTAGTGGGCAGCTAGCATCGCTAAGCCGTTGGCCAGCATAGAAGGAAAGGCACCATTGATACCAGTTGATGGTTCAATCCATCGGTTCCAAGCTAAAATAGTTAATATCCCAGTAGCCATCCCTATTAACGCCGTACGGGAACTACCGCGAAAGCCATATACAGCCAAGAGAAAGGGAGCGGTTATAATGGGGACAGAAAAATCGAAAATAAGCTCCAATAAGGAAAGTAAATCCCTTTTCTGAAAGGCCAATAGCATAGCACAGATACCTGCTATTAAAACAGTATATCGCGCTAAACTAAGTTTGTATTTATCTGCTATTCCTTTATGAGCTTGTATACTACCTATTATATCATGGGTCACCAGGACGGCACACGCATTTAAACGAGAATCAGCTGTAGACATGGCCATAGCCAGTAAACTAACAGCCATGAGTCCTTTAAAAACAGAAGGAATATTTGCAAATATATAGGGCCAAATTTGATTCACTGGTAATGTTGGCGCTTTTACAAAAAGGAAAAGTGCTATTAAAGCCATAAAACCTAGTATTATGAATACGAATATTCCAGTATATATAAATAGCTTTCTAGCCTGTATAGGGCTAGAAGCCATATAGATCCGTTGTATAGTAGTGGAGTCTGTATAAGAAGCTAATTCGGCTAGGAATAACGCAACTATTGGCAATAATTTGTCTATATGCAAACAGCTATTTAACTGAAATCTTGGTTCTTTTTGCAAGATGGAAGCTACCGCTCCCAGTGATTGGTTGGTTGACTTAAATATAAACCAGGTTACTAAGGGAATAATGGCCGTAAAAGTTATAAACTGTAATACATCGGTAAAAGTGACGGAACGAATACCCCCAAACATGGAATAGAGGATAAGTATAAGTGTAGCTATTACCGTTATGATACATTGTATCATCTTTGCGTTACTATTACCACTTAAATTTATACATACTTCAATAGCTGTAGTAATAGCAATAATTTGCGTAGTCACCGAGATAACGTTTACAATAACGGAAACCAAAGCAACAACCAATCTGGGCATTTTCCCATAGGCAGTACTGATACTTTCTGCTAAAGAAAGATGTTGCATAAAGGGTCCCATGCGCAATATCAAAGGACTTAATAACCAATAACCAATAGGAATAGGTAAAAGATATAATATCCAT
Above is a window of Candidatus Cardinium hertigii DNA encoding:
- a CDS encoding Rpn family recombination-promoting nuclease/putative transposase is translated as MRLWKYLLLLCERNRKNKNRLPLICPIVIYHGSKPYHAPRNIWQLFSNPEQAQKLMGEEYQLIDLQSISDDAILQKKHLAMFEYLLKHIHKRDILKLWENLFTHCQHALLVDKEKGYICIKALVWYSDAKLPEEKQAALERVISSHLSKEETATIMRTIAQKYIEEGRQQGIMQGMEKGMEKGMEKGRQQGIMQGMEKGIEKGKIEIAKAMLVHGAKVSFIAKITGLDTAFIASLQL
- a CDS encoding Rpn family recombination-promoting nuclease/putative transposase produces the protein MKKILTDQLAAQEFLEHYLPADFKALVDLSQITIEKESFVEDNLKRKLTDLLYAVKTKNQEKDFVYVLIEAQVICVYGNTCFCYANAIGKIKTGYL
- a CDS encoding sodium:solute symporter family protein, coding for MTLFNNLPLVMVMAFLLLTLVVGLYYSRKVTTFREYAVGNKDFATATLVATLLATDFSGSSLLRDVQQTHVQGFLWILYLLPIPIGYWLLSPLILRMGPFMQHLSLAESISTAYGKMPRLVVALVSVIVNVISVTTQIIAITTAIEVCINLSGNSNAKMIQCIITVIATLILILYSMFGGIRSVTFTDVLQFITFTAIIPLVTWFIFKSTNQSLGAVASILQKEPRFQLNSCLHIDKLLPIVALFLAELASYTDSTTIQRIYMASSPIQARKLFIYTGIFVFIILGFMALIALFLFVKAPTLPVNQIWPYIFANIPSVFKGLMAVSLLAMAMSTADSRLNACAVLVTHDIIGSIQAHKGIADKYKLSLARYTVLIAGICAMLLAFQKRDLLSLLELIFDFSVPIITAPFLLAVYGFRGSSRTALIGMATGILTILAWNRWIEPSTGINGAFPSMLANGLAMLAAHYLLPQPAGTGWVPTDKIYQQKQQEKARIKRRNKQERERFFSKENLIKLKPSRVVLLLTGLYLLVIGAASLGYGYDYTGHSIYSYGLLLFSGIGLLYMGCAVYGYHIIPDRAIGICWFFSLLVGFPLHLLFSCFLCQTLLVPFILFFTHGTVLLWTLPFYWSLRALAITAGGMLVAICYCKATVVCPSLTLLLSILGFGLLLLMISVWAKNSIIQKESRNLYFLQKQATQEAYELKKLAYSEELPIASSQSTLAQEGTILEKAIQNVTQSIAFVDSTTPFLKEDFQSIIDKFAEWAYYLKQRAKRQDQLLLQPTVIPLEALIDAGEVAYQKEKGYLPGLWVEEADIMPATMLGDRAQLVQLLCMALSYVREASASRFSPITLQLQPTQLRYKKREPLEEKESPDCITFPALALVVHTENKQIPLPILQTIYDVEGPAVTQPVVSALSPQKVNLHKEKLASIVYAHYGLLLWPHAEQLVCLLPLDVTQVREEMLALSLPREAGTQEEASITPHEKTASLAQLSAFHDWVRSFKNIDPFLIAEILLLLRRCYGFKRHASGQLFYVRAVKIAEWVATWTDGYAKLVYATLLYDLVRYTRLPLSYIKGNYKRGIYCFVENTIAIDSRKRLEESLLAIPNRLKESLKKWHLSVLYVKLAERLYDLKHASGYKDPAIIQAMAKESLTIDVELAQRCREPGMAILLKQAAEEVLLINKQ